The sequence TAGTCAAACGCATGCAACGGATGCCCCATTTCCAATAGAACATAATTGGTCACATCCACAACATTATTGACGCTGCGAATTCCGCACTTTTCCAATCTTTGTTTGAGCCAATCAGGAGAAGGCCCCACCTTGACATCTTTAATGACGCAGCAGGTATAGCGCGGACACGCATCCTTATCCACAACTTCTACTTGGACGCTTTCTTCGACGGATTGCGCAGCTTCTTTCAGGGAAATAGCAGGATAGCGCAAGGCCGATCCTATAGCTGCTGCAAGCTCGCGAGCGACTCCAATGACGCTTGCGCAATGCCCTAAATTAGGCGTCAGGGAAATTTCAAAAATAGTGTCCGCATAAATATCGCTTAAAGACATTCCTTCCGGCAACTCCTCCGGCAATTCCATGATTCCATCCTGCTCATCGGATAGGCCTAATTCCGCCCCTGAGCAGAGCATGCCGCTGGATTCGACGCCTCGAATTTTGGTCTTCTTTATCTTGAATTCCTTTCCCTCGTCTTGCAAGGTCGCTCCAAGTAAAGCAAACGCCGTCTTTAAACCCTTGCGGCAATTGGGCGCTCCGCAAACGACCTGATAAGTTTGGCTGCCATCAGTTACAGTTGCTACAGTTAGCTTATCTGCATTGGGATGCTTTTCCGCTTCCAAAACGCGACCGACAACTATACCTGAAAAGGAAGCTCCTATTGTTTCATAGCCATCCACTTCTAATCCAGCCATCGTTAAGATTTTAGCTATCTCGCCGGGTGAAAGGGTTAAATCAATGTACTCTTTAAGCCAAGATAAAGGAATCCGCATAAATACCAACAATTAATCGCATGAAGTTTTTTGAAAATCCGGAGCTTATCCCATTAATCATCAAATTCGATGGGAAGGCGTTTATTTAATACACCTTTTAAACAAAAGGTTTGCTTTTTGCTCCAAAAGAACTCTATTTATAGCACACTGTCTGTATTGAAAAAAGAAAAAAGCAAGCAAGATTCTTTTGTACGAAAGTAAAGAAATAAAGAAAGGCTTTCAATGCATGAGCATGAAAGCCTTAAGCGAGAGTATTTAAGTGACTGTTGGAGGAGTTTCACTTGTTGAAGGCTCTATTGTCGTTCCTGTTGAAGGCTCTATTACCTTTCCTTCTGTGCTAGGAAGAGGTGGAGTAATCACAACGGGCTGCAGCGTAGTAGGTGTTGTCAAACGACGGTAAATATAGCCCCAAGCCACATAAATAGGAGGCATCGCAATCAAAATCCCTAAAAAGACAACAGCGATTCCCGCCAAAAAGATAAGAAAGCTGGTAAGATAAAAAGCAAATAAATCCCACTTTGCTCCCTTAGAAGCCGAAGAACTTAATTCTAAAGACTCGATCGGACCGGATCCTTTATCAGCAATAAATAAGGGAAATAAGCCAAAGCGGGTTCCCCATATTGCAGCCGGGAAAACGAGCAGAATCAGACCGGCTAGGACAATAAGAGAGAAAACAATCTTGGCAATCAAATAATGAAAGACATAATGGAAGCGAGCAAATAAATGACCAAGATGGACAGGCAGATTATCCGCTGCTCGAATGCCCATATAGATCAATCCCAATGTCAATCCCAAATCGATCAAGATGTAAATGATTGAAAGAAGGATCACTATTCCCGGATGAGGATAATTTTCATTTTCCCCTCCCGTAATCAAATTTTGAACAAAAGGCTGACTGGCATACACAATAAAGAGAATGATAAGCGCACCGATCCAGGTCGCAGGCTGCTCTCTGAATTTCTTCCATCCGGCTTTAAGCACTTCTCCAACTGAAAAAGCATGAGTGGGCATTTCCGCTCCTTTTTAAAAATTCATTCCCCCTACCCATATCAATAAATTGTTTGAAAGTCAAACACCTCTTGATGAACCCATTCACTATTCTATTCTTTGCTCTTTTGCCTTTTTTATTTTCTTTTCAGGCTTGTTAAATATCCCCTAAAAGCTTGTCTTCAATGACTGGAAAGAACGCAAATCTAGGCCATTAGCGGTTTTAAGATAACTTCTTTAAAAGAAGTAATTTATTAACAAATCGATTTTAATAAATGAATTTAATTTAAAATTATTAACACCTTTATTTTTTATTTAAATTATTTTACTATATTCATCTATCTTAATTTTTTAAAGTGATCATCCTTTTATGACAAATATTCAACAGACTCAATTAGCTAAAATGAAATTAGCTGAAAATTTTCTTATCAGTCCGTTGTATCATCCTCTATTTGCACAGACCACAGAGAAATATGAAAAGCACCTCAAGAACAGCGAGCCGATTTTATCGGATGTTTTGACGCCTTATGAAGCTTTTAAAGAAGGATTTGAAAGAGCGATAGCCAGTTTTATCAAGCTTGGCCAGGAAGGGCAGGTCAAAAAGAAAATTGTTTCAGAGGCACAAACAAAGAACTTGGAGACGGAGCTGTTAGAAAACCTGATTAAAGGATTGTTGAAAGACTTTGACTCTGTCAAATTTATTAAAAAAGACCAGCGCTATTTAGCGCTTTATCAAGGAAAAATCTATCAATTTTCGACTCTTTTAGAACGCGTCAACTTCAATCAGATTTCTCTTAGCGAGGAAGATTTGCAAGCGTATCATAAGCTTCTAGATGAAGGCGCTCTTTACAATAAGCCTTATCTTTCTATTCGCGGCGGCCGTCCACTGGAAGAGGATTTCGACCAACTAGATCCGGGAGAGCTTTGCCGGCATTTATCTTTTGCCGAAAAAGAAGCCATTAACATCTACACCGGCAATTTTTATCGCACAATGAATGCCTTGATGCGCGGGGACATAGATGGGGCAATTGAGTCTAATTATTTTTTGCCCGATGTATTCACGGTAAAAGCTAAAGCGAATCAAACGATTAAAGAAGCCTTGCTGCATATTGCCGTTGCAGTCTCCGGACTCAATAAACTCCCGGACTACGTTCCTCCCCCCGGTCCGGACGGCAAGCCGCAAAAATATCTTTACCGAGGAGAGAGGGACCTTCCAGAAAGCGTATTGGCCAAGCGCAAATGGGCTGTCTTGCAAGGAGGGGAAATCACCAATGAAATGGGCTTCTTAAGCACGGCTTATGGGAAACCGGCAGACGCTTTCTTCAATGAATTTACGGAAGTCGGCGTCATGATTAAAAGCTTAAAAGGGAAAAAAATTACTCCTTTATCGCAATTTGGAAATAGCGAAAGAGAAATTTTGCTTCCTCCTACTCAGATGCAATGGCTGTATCAAAAAGACATTATTACCGACATCTATAAAAGGCAAATGACGCTCTTTATCGCTAAGCCCGTGTCTGTTCCCATTCCTTCTGCCGGCATATCTGTGGATGATTTTATTCAGACGATTAATCCGGAAGAAAATGTCTTCTTCGGCATCGATACGGCCATTGCTTAGAAGTGAGAAGGCCTCTTCAGTTTGCCAATTAACTAAACTCAAGCAAATTGAGAATAATTTTATCTATAAGGAATCAGACCGCAGTCCCTAAGAATTTATTTAGCCGTGATTTTTTTGCGTTATTTTGTTATAGTCATGCGCAATTTAAACCATGCTAATTAAGGAGCTTAACATCATGGCTTTAGAACGCACCCTTTCTATTATTAAACCAGACGCCGTAGGAAGAAACCATATCGGCGATATTATTTCTCGCTTTGAAAAAGCAGGACTGCGCCTTGTCGCTGCCAAAATGAAGCACTTGAGCACAAAAGAAGCCGAAGGCTTTTATGCTGTGCATCAAGGCCGTCCTTTCTTTAATGACCTCGTTTCTTTTATGACGACAGGCCCTGTTCTTGTTCTCGTTTTAGAAGGCGAAAATGCCATTAGCAAAAACCGTGACATCATGGGCGCGACAGATCCTAAAAAGGCTGCGCCAGGAACGATTCGCGCAGATTTTGCTAAGACAATTGACGAAAACGCCGTTCATGGCTCAGACTCGCCTGAAACAGCCAAAACAGAAATCGCCTATTTCTTCACTGCAGAAGAAGTGCACGATAGAACTCGCTAACGCATCGGGTTCGCTTGTTGCTGTTTAT comes from Candidatus Protochlamydia phocaeensis and encodes:
- the ndk gene encoding nucleoside-diphosphate kinase, with the protein product MALERTLSIIKPDAVGRNHIGDIISRFEKAGLRLVAAKMKHLSTKEAEGFYAVHQGRPFFNDLVSFMTTGPVLVLVLEGENAISKNRDIMGATDPKKAAPGTIRADFAKTIDENAVHGSDSPETAKTEIAYFFTAEEVHDRTR